The genome window CCCTGACCCGATACTCAGGAGAACGTCATGTTTGGCCTCGGCTGCCAAGCCAACTTCCCTTAGCCTCAGGCACACCAATTCCAGCCACATCCGCCATGCCGGCCGCATACCGCATGGAGAGCACCCCAAAAATCCTCCCTGTCGATGTCTTTGCTTGTTACAGAAAATGTGTTGCTGGCTGTGTCACTGGCGGATTCCAGAGCAAGCTTGCAAGGTTGTCTGTTCATGTTTTGGTAGAAATGGGACAGGTCGAAATGACGAATTTGTCGATCGTAAGGTAAGTGCCAAGAACAATCATCAATGCACGTCGGATGGGAGTGAGTAGGGGACGCGGATCATCACGGAAGCATTGGTTCTCTCCTTTTCCCTCCTTACCAGCACTGGCCCTGCATGCATCACTGCTTGACAAGATATCGACATGCACTAGAATCAGTCATACCGAGTGGAGATGAGTATAGCATGTCATGTTTCGCTTGGTTGCAAGTGGGGTCCACCCCCATTCTTTCATGCGTCCGAGGCTTCCGGCTTGTGCCTGATGTCGTACCCTGAGTGTCAATCAATTCAAGATGTAAAGGGAAACACGCGTCAAACGGGTCAGGATGAGTCAGGGAATAGTTGGGATTCGGCTGGGCAAACAGGTCAGGAACAAGAGGACCCTTAAACTGTCCACTGACTCTTGTCAACTTGAACTGCAACTCATTTCAACCACCCCCAAAACTCATCAACCCTCTACATCTTACACTCTTTGACCTTTGTCACTAGCCACTGTCACTCTCTTAACTCTCTCGCCTCTCAACGCTCGACCCTCCCTTCCACCGTCGACATTCTCTACACGctcactcgcactcgcTCGCTCAATCATTCGAATCGAATCGAAAGCACAGACCCCAcccccctcttctccatctccctctccctgCTCAGTCCTTGTCGCCTTGAATCACGGGCCTACCTTCATTGTAAGTAGCCTCACTTGTCCCTCCCGCATCTTCTACTCTCCTTCTACCACTacctctccttccctccgcctcccacTCCGCTCACTCCTtagtcctcctcctctcttTACCTCAAAACATGTTTGCCCTCTTTTACCTCGTCTCATTCGTCTTggctgcgctcgcgctcgccgccccgGTCCCCCACGCCAAGCGCTTTGATGGCAAGGCAACCTACTACGAAGCTGGTCTCGGCGCTTGTGGCGGCGTTAACACTGGCGCCGACAAGATTGTCGCCCTTAATGCACAGCAGTGGGACGGCGGTGCCCACTGTGGCAAGACGATCACCATCACCGAGGGAGGCAAGTCGGCCCAGGCGACCATTGTCGATCTCTGCCCCGGCTGCCCCTACGGCGCTCTCGACCTCAGCGAGAGCCTTTTCACAAACTTCCACGACACGGGCAAGGGTGTGTTCCAGCTGAGCTGGACATTCAACGACGGctctggcggcggcggtaaCAGCGACCCCAAACCAGCTCCCGAGGAGCCTAAGCCTACCCCGACCCCGACTCCAGAGCCTACTCCGACTCCCGCCCCGGCCCCCGAACAGCCCAAGACGACTGagacgccctcgagcgcctcagAGACCccatcgtcctcggccgaTTCTCCCTCGGTCAGCGTCAGCTCGGCCCCCGTgatctcgagctcggtccTCTCCTCGATCCTTTCCAACTCGACGACTGTGTCATCGACCCTCTCTACAAACTCGACCCTGCTCGCATCGAGCACGGCCAACTCGACCGCCCTTCTCCCCACCCCAtccaccgccgccccgGTGAGCGctggcgacgccgccatcaTCAACGACAGCCCAAACCCAGAGGGCACTCTTGCCGATCTTGGCGGGCTGGTGGCCTCACTTGGCCGgatcgtcgtccttggtgCGACCGCTTAGGTGTGGACGGTTACTCTGTCCTAGGCTTAGGACACGCACACGCGTTGTACTACTACACCtttccctcctcttcacccCGAACGGACACTCGCTCTGGTATGTCTGGCCGCGCCAGACTTTTATCGTACCTGTATCGACTATAGGTTTATAATGCCGCCGTGCGGCCACGGTACATTCTGGGTCTGGGTCTGCAGCCAGTCGACAGACCTCGGCCCAGTGAGCAATGTATCGATTTTTAGATACCTGTGAGGTGGGGATTGTGTGAGGTGGGGATTGTTTCAAGTGGTGCAGTGACCAGAAGCagtgtcggcgtcggctgcTAAACTGATCACCAGATCTACCAGGCGTTGGGGCCGGAAGTGACTGATTGAAACTCTGCTCTCCTTGCCCTACAACAGGTCTTGGCGCAGGCGCAACCAAGCACCACCCCCGATCAGTGCATCTGCTACAGTCTAATACTACATCTACATAAATCTAAATCCCGGGCGACAACCAATCATACTTGACCCACTGGTCAATCTGACTTGCCTCGCCCACTGCTCCACGCGCCTCTGCCCAAATCCAAAGCTTGGCCATTGCCAGGAGACTCCCCGCATTCACATCGACGATATCCCGTGTCCCAATCTGTCGTCCGAGCTGGCGCAGAATCGGCAGGGCAGACTTGAACAGATCCATATCTGGATCGAGTTGGCGTCCGATTCCTTCCAGCAGCAAAATGGAAATGACAGTGTTGACGAAATCGCCCTCGAGTTTCACGTGGTGTTGCCGCACCGCCACCAGCACGTCGGTGAGGATGTCGGAGATTTTGATTTTGGCAAGGCTGAAGGTTTTGGACTTTACGTTGAGGACCAGGTGCTGGATTTTGAGTGCAAAGGTTtcctcgtcgatggcgaggtcggggcGACGGCAGCGGTCAATCATTAGTTTGCCAGCTCGGTAGCCGTCGAATTCTGCGACGGCCTGGAAAAGGTCGAGAAAGTTGCGGCGGTTGGTCGCGTCCAGACTGGTGATTAGGCCGGCATCGATGAAGACTAGTTGAGGGACGAGACCTTGAGTGTAGAGTTGGTCGAGGCGGGCAAGCCAGAGATCAGGCTCGTCGGCCAATGCTCGGAGTTCGTGGACAATGGCAGTCTCGCGCCGACTCTCAGTCGGTATACTGGGCTCAATGTGCGTGTCACCTTTTAACCGATGGAATAATGGCCCGATAATATGGTACGTCTCAGGACGGACCATTCGGACCATGATGTTGCCGGGGTGCAAGTCACCATGAGTCCagttgtcgaggaggagcatTTCGAGGAACGCATCTAGTCCGAGATTGGCGATTTTCTCATCGTACGGTCCGCCGCCATTCCGCAGAAAATACTTGAGCGGCAAAGCGTCCTCGTATTCCTCAACTAGGACTTCTCTGTTGGCAGCCACGTTGTCGGGCCCCAATCGAATGGGTCGCGGAAACGCAACGGTGCGCGGGCGGTGTGCGAAATTGTCCCGGAATCGATCCAGgttggccgcctcgacgcggaGATCTAGTTGCTGGTTCATCATGTCTCCAAAAGCAGCCACTTCGTCAGGGAGAGAGAGCCATTCCATATCCGGGAGGGCGTTGATGATATTCGCAAAGATGGACATGATGCGGATATCGCGGCGGACCAGCTTCTCCACTCTTGGATGGAGGACTTTTATCGCTACACTGGTCACGATGCGGCGGTCGGGGTCAGCCTCGAGTTCTTGGGCTAGGGCTGCCGCCTCAGCGCTGCTCTGTTTGAGAATCTCGGGACGTAGTTGTGCACGGTATACCTGTGCGATGGCGCCGCATCCGATAGGCGTATCTTCAAACTCGGCAAAGATCTCGTCGAACGGCAAACCAAACGCCCGCTCGAGCACTTTTTTCGTGTACCGGAATGGATGGGGGCTGTTGGACGAGTGCAGCTCGCTCATCTTGACACATAGCGCGTCGGGGAATAGGTCGGCACGGGATGCCGCCCACTGCCCGAGCTTGATGAAACTCGGTCCGGCGCGTTCCATCTGATTCACCAGGAAGCCGTACCACCACACTGCGCCCCAGTTCTCCTCACTCTCGGCGATGGGTTTACCAGGTTTgcggcgtggcggcgcACCAACAAATACCATTGGCGCGGTGATGATCACGGGGCCgaagaggagcgcgaggtggatgaACCGCACAAGGGTTAGGAACGGCTCGAGGACGTATTCGCGGAAcagctcgagcacgccaACGGACGGCTCGGACGGCGAAAGCGCCACGAACGGCGGGACCGTGGGCTGCTCGTGGACGGGGATCAGGTCCTCGTGCGAGATCGGGCTTGGGCTCTCGTTCAGCGTTGGCTTTCTAAAGTACAgcacgacggcgagggtgagccCCGCGAGCACGATGAGGCCCTTGCCACCGCCCGCTTCCGGGTGTCCGTTACCGCTCAAcgtgccgccgccactgGCCTGTTCCCCAGTCGAGCCGGAGACGAGGGCGCTCATGCGCCGCCCGAACCTGGCGAACGCGCCGTTCTCGAGCGTCTGGAGGAACGGCAGGCGGCCTGTGGCAGGGCCCATTGCCTCgatctccttgatctcctgcacgcgcttcttgagctcgttcCACACATTCTGGCGGAGcacgtcgccgcgcaccCGGTCCAAttcggcctcgaggaggatcaGCCCGCGCCGGCTAGGCATCGGTGCCTGTGCGTTCATTTTTCCCAGCGTGTCGTTGAGTTGTCGCACGTTCTCGATATGGAACTTTTCGTGCCGAGCCTCAAACGCCTCGTCACGTCCTGGGATCTGCTCATAGGTCGGTAGCAGGTCGATAGGGTTGGAGGCGAGGATCGAGCGCACCATGTGCTTGGTATAGCTttcgagaaggagggatCTGAATGCTGCCTGGGAAGCGTCCAAGTTCTTCTGCAGCTCGATCCATGGAGGAAGTGCGCCCTGTCTCTTGATGATCCGGTTCATGTACACCTCGCTGAGACCTAGAAGCGGGTTCATCTCGGACGGGTCGCGCTCAATCGGCTTGCCCGTCCCCTTGAGGTTGTTGAAAAAGCCCTTGTTCTGTGccgcctggtgtcagatATATCAAGGATCGCGATACTCACAGTGATtcgctcctcgacgaggccggcCCATGCGCGCATCCCGCTCGCACCTCCCCGCTGCGCACCGAGTACACTCTCCCCGCGAATCTGACGGTTCCCACTAAacccctccatctcctcctcctctgcacCGACATGGGTCATATCCCCATCGTggatgccgaggcggtAATCGATCGCGTTCTCCCTCGCACTTCCCAGCCGGCCCTGGAGTTTTGTCGCTCGCCGGAAGTCGCGGTGCGCTTTCCTTACCGTCCCATCAACGTTGAACGGCAGTCGCAATTCCATGAGATTGCTAAGATCCGTGGCGGTGCGCGCCTCGAAATGACCCCATTTGACCTTGGGGCTCTCGACCACGTCGTTGTCGCCGGTATACGTCGCGTGCCAGGGGCGGAAGAGGTGCGGAGGGAGCTTGGGTGTGTGTATGCTCTCTTCCGACGACACGGGTATTGTgttggccgccgccgtcgtcgccttTGGTGCCATCTCCAGATTCTTCATCCAGTTGCGGATCCGCTTctcggccgcgtcgtccttgatCCCCTCGCCTGTCCGGAGTGGCTTGTACTTGTCCACTATCATACGGAGGACGGCATCGcgctgcgcctcctcgccggtCCAAATTGGACCTTGGGAATCAACGAGATGTGCGCGGGCGTTTTTGGCCGCAGCGTCGGTTTCGGTTTTCTCCTCGACCAACGCGTCCGCGAACAGCTTGGCTGAGCCTGTGAGCTCGGTTGGTGGAGAACCCGGCTTGACCACTTCTGCCGGCATATCTGGAGGGCCTTTGGTATGCACGGCCCGCTGCAGCGCCCTCCACTGCGTGAGGAGGATACGTCTCCGCAGTGGCATCATGGCTGCGATGCGGATTGGTGCGTGATGGAAGAGGAGTGGGTGGCGATGGACACTGGACACTTGACACTGGAGACTAGTCACCTTTGCGTCTTTCTCTGCTCGAGCCGGCTCAATGCCGAGAATCGACGTCATGCTCGC of Cutaneotrichosporon cavernicola HIS019 DNA, chromosome: 4 contains these proteins:
- a CDS encoding uncharacterized protein (Non-catalytic module family expn), with the protein product MTNLSIVSPCRLESRAYLHFLLLSLPQNMFALFYLVSFVLAALALAAPVPHAKRFDGKATYYEAGLGACGGVNTGADKIVALNAQQWDGGAHCGKTITITEGGKSAQATIVDLCPGCPYGALDLSESLFTNFHDTGKGVFQLSWTFNDGSGGGGNSDPKPAPEEPKPTPTPTPEPTPTPAPAPEQPKTTETPSSASETPSSSADSPSVSVSSAPVISSSVLSSILSNSTTVSSTLSTNSTLLASSTANSTALLPTPSTAAPVSAGDAAIINDSPNPEGTLADLGGLVASLGRIVVLGATA
- a CDS encoding uncharacterized protein (Domain of unknown function (DUF1992)), with product MMPLRRRILLTQWRALQRAVHTKGPPDMPAEVVKPGSPPTELTGSAKLFADALVEEKTETDAAAKNARAHLVDSQGPIWTGEEAQRDAVLRMIVDKYKPLRTGEGIKDDAAEKRIRNWMKNLEMAPKATTAAANTIPVSSEESIHTPKLPPHLFRPWHATYTGDNDVVESPKVKWGHFEARTATDLSNLMELRLPFNVDGTVRKAHRDFRRATKLQGRLGSARENAIDYRLGIHDGDMTHVGAEEEEMEGFSGNRQIRGESVLGAQRGGASGMRAWAGLVEERITAAQNKGFFNNLKGTGKPIERDPSEMNPLLGLSEVYMNRIIKRQGALPPWIELQKNLDASQAAFRSLLLESYTKHMVRSILASNPIDLLPTYEQIPGRDEAFEARHEKFHIENVRQLNDTLGKMNAQAPMPSRRGLILLEAELDRVRGDVLRQNVWNELKKRVQEIKEIEAMGPATGRLPFLQTLENGAFARFGRRMSALVSGSTGEQASGGGTLSGNGHPEAGGGKGLIVLAGLTLAVVLYFRKPTLNESPSPISHEDLIPVHEQPTVPPFVALSPSEPSVGVLELFREYVLEPFLTLVRFIHLALLFGPVIITAPMVFVGAPPRRKPGKPIAESEENWGAVWWYGFLVNQMERAGPSFIKLGQWAASRADLFPDALCVKMSELHSSNSPHPFRYTKKVLERAFGLPFDEIFAEFEDTPIGCGAIAQVYRAQLRPEILKQSSAEAAALAQELEADPDRRIVTSVAIKVLHPRVEKLVRRDIRIMSIFANIINALPDMEWLSLPDEVAAFGDMMNQQLDLRVEAANLDRFRDNFAHRPRTVAFPRPIRLGPDNVAANREVLVEEYEDALPLKYFLRNGGGPYDEKIANLGLDAFLEMLLLDNWTHGDLHPGNIMVRMVRPETYHIIGPLFHRLKGDTHIEPSIPTESRRETAIVHELRALADEPDLWLARLDQLYTQGLVPQLVFIDAGLITSLDATNRRNFLDLFQAVAEFDGYRAGKLMIDRCRRPDLAIDEETFALKIQHLVLNVKSKTFSLAKIKISDILTDVLVAVRQHHVKLEGDFVNTVISILLLEGIGRQLDPDMDLFKSALPILRQLGRQIGTRDIVDVNAGSLLAMAKLWIWAEARGAVGEASQIDQWVKYDWLSPGI